In Neoarius graeffei isolate fNeoGra1 chromosome 17, fNeoGra1.pri, whole genome shotgun sequence, a single window of DNA contains:
- the nkapd1 gene encoding NKAP domain containing 1, producing the protein MAKVPVGKVLLRNVIRHTDAHNKIQEESEMWKLRDMERQTFSPRESKHSWSTRSSMHCDRYLKESEGSVRGRLGERACLSERDEREARYWTRKLYEFESNDPDRWGHSGFKELYPEEFQSDRETADAEHRRNGKGKTSTEKQKKTKKSSKRKKKKKKKKQRTEGSDSESDSSVTDGAKRKPKRKSGKSKHRRKKTHKHKATEEDSSTHDSESDRGREKTHRKRHRTVIDTQTEPKRKKRKNWKAANEEKSEESSED; encoded by the exons ATCCAGGAGGAGTCAGAGATGTGGAAACTGAGAGACATGGAGCGACAGACCTTTTCTCCTCGTGAATCAAAACACAGCTGGAGCACAAG AAGCAGCATGCACTGTGACCGATACCTGAAGGAGTCCGAAGGATCCGTGCGTGGCAGGCTTGGCGAAAGAGCGTGTCTCTCTGAGCGAGATGAGCGAGAGGCTCGTTACTGGACACGAAAACTCTACGAATTTGAGTCCAATGATCCAGACAG ATGGGGTCATAGTGGTTTTAAGGAGCTTTATCCGGAGGAGTTTCAATCAGACAG AGAGACAGCTGATGCCGAACACAGAAGAAACGGCAAGGGAAAAACATCTACCGAGAAACAAAAgaagaccaagaaatcctctaagcgaaagaagaagaaaaagaaaaagaagcagaGGACTGAAGGGTCAGACTCTGAGTCAGACAGCAGCGTGACAGACGGTGCCAAAAGGAAGCCGAAGAGGAAGAGCGGTAAAAGCAAACACCGCAGgaaaaagacacacaaacacaaagcgACGGAGGAGGACAGCAGCACACACGACAGTGAATCAGACAGAGGGCGAGAAAAGACTCACAGGAAAAGACACAGAACTGTTATAGACACACAAACGGAGCCGAAAAGGAAAAAAAGGAAGAACTGGAAAGCAGCGAATGAAGAGAAATCCGAGGAGAGCTCTGAGGACTGA